The following are from one region of the Flavobacteriales bacterium genome:
- a CDS encoding T9SS type A sorting domain-containing protein, which yields MPFGALRYLRGFQKKSRMKLHVGVALLFVAVLVSVRSTAQDWREMMGDPSVDFQQVQEAFYNEFGDQPGPKGSGWKQFKRWEWFKEYRLNDHGKVPNQRIVYEEIKRAQLQKQYRGANGNWQLIGPIEEPVNGDGHSIGRLSAIAFHPTDTNQLWAGAPSGGLWKSNDNGQSWEPLTDDLPNIGVSEIVINPHNTDTMYLSTGDESSSDTYTFGVLRSSDGGFTWDSTGLSFPLSDGRNIRRLILDTDNTNVLIAAATNGIYRTEDAGETWQQVLSGNYCDLEFKPDNHDTVYASTVSLSAPPFYVSYDNGQTWSASTSGLNTSEIGRTKIAVTPAAPNTVYLLACDGNSAHEGFYRSQDAGATWTLMSDSPNMMAGDQYGSDPGGQGWYSMELAVSPTDPNEIRVGGINIWKSTNAGANFYLEAHWFAANGIYVHADQHRLEYNAITGQFYAGCDGGLYRRSYYFNGYESLSSGMSITQFYRLSNAPSDPTIVLGGAQDNGTFRWKQNQWQAVFGGDGMETMIHPENSNIMYCTIQNGELHYSDDGGNNFTDDIAPAAGAWVTPFMLEPGNPEVVYAATGGKVYRSDNQGFDWYELSPILTSINSGPMTLLDVANTNTEYIVAGTKSVLRLTKDLGGTWDNIKTGLPSGSMTYVAFDPLNENTIWVTYSGYTDGRKVFRSQDAGQTWENMSMNLPNLPVNCIEIERSSTGGVYVGTDVGVYYWDETLTEWEPFMTGLPNVIVSELEIHESANVIRAATFGRGLWESDTRNIINVGIKEFESEDVSVSVYPNPTSDVVNVKFRSKAVPKNLVLFDAYGRTVLQSINPNARTKFAVNVQNLASGLYYLADKDRKLVGRFIVSNP from the coding sequence ATGCCGTTTGGCGCGCTACGATATTTACGAGGGTTCCAAAAAAAATCAAGAATGAAATTACATGTTGGCGTTGCCCTGCTCTTTGTAGCCGTACTCGTTTCGGTACGATCCACGGCTCAGGATTGGCGCGAAATGATGGGAGATCCCTCCGTGGATTTCCAACAGGTTCAAGAAGCCTTTTACAATGAGTTCGGTGATCAACCTGGCCCGAAAGGTTCTGGATGGAAGCAGTTCAAACGCTGGGAATGGTTCAAGGAATACCGCTTGAATGACCACGGCAAAGTGCCAAACCAACGCATCGTTTACGAAGAGATAAAGCGCGCACAATTGCAAAAGCAGTATCGGGGCGCAAATGGCAACTGGCAGCTTATTGGTCCCATTGAAGAACCTGTAAACGGTGACGGGCATTCCATCGGGCGGCTTTCGGCCATCGCGTTTCACCCAACAGACACAAACCAACTATGGGCCGGAGCTCCTTCCGGTGGCCTTTGGAAATCGAACGATAATGGACAATCGTGGGAGCCACTGACGGACGACCTTCCGAACATCGGTGTTTCGGAAATTGTCATCAACCCACACAACACCGACACGATGTACCTCAGTACAGGTGATGAGAGTTCGAGCGACACTTACACTTTCGGTGTTCTTAGGAGTTCAGACGGTGGTTTTACATGGGACAGCACAGGGCTCAGCTTTCCGTTAAGTGATGGTAGAAATATCCGCAGGTTGATCCTGGACACCGACAACACCAATGTGCTCATCGCGGCAGCAACAAATGGTATTTACAGAACCGAAGATGCCGGCGAAACTTGGCAGCAGGTACTTAGCGGAAATTACTGCGACCTTGAGTTCAAACCGGACAATCATGATACGGTTTACGCCAGCACGGTTTCTTTGTCTGCACCGCCATTCTACGTCTCTTACGATAACGGCCAAACGTGGTCTGCTTCAACTTCTGGACTGAACACCTCTGAAATAGGGCGAACCAAGATCGCAGTTACACCCGCTGCTCCAAACACAGTATATCTCTTGGCCTGTGATGGAAACTCAGCCCACGAAGGCTTTTACCGTTCGCAGGATGCTGGTGCAACTTGGACATTGATGTCGGACAGTCCGAACATGATGGCTGGCGACCAATACGGTTCCGATCCCGGAGGGCAAGGCTGGTACTCGATGGAATTGGCAGTTTCGCCAACCGACCCGAATGAAATACGCGTGGGTGGTATCAACATCTGGAAATCGACCAATGCTGGCGCAAACTTTTACCTGGAGGCTCATTGGTTTGCCGCCAATGGAATTTACGTGCATGCCGATCAACATCGATTGGAGTATAACGCCATAACCGGACAATTCTATGCAGGTTGCGATGGCGGACTGTACCGTAGATCCTACTACTTCAATGGTTATGAAAGTTTGAGTTCGGGCATGTCCATCACGCAGTTCTATCGGTTATCAAATGCTCCTTCAGACCCAACTATTGTTCTTGGAGGTGCACAGGACAATGGCACATTTCGTTGGAAACAGAACCAGTGGCAGGCAGTTTTTGGTGGCGATGGCATGGAAACAATGATCCATCCCGAGAATTCGAATATCATGTACTGCACCATTCAAAATGGCGAACTGCATTATAGTGATGACGGTGGCAACAATTTTACTGATGATATTGCACCAGCGGCCGGAGCGTGGGTCACGCCATTCATGTTAGAACCGGGAAACCCGGAAGTGGTGTATGCTGCAACCGGAGGCAAGGTATATCGATCGGACAATCAAGGATTTGATTGGTATGAACTCTCTCCGATACTTACCTCCATCAATTCGGGACCGATGACGCTACTCGATGTCGCAAACACAAACACGGAATATATTGTGGCCGGAACGAAGAGCGTTCTACGTTTGACCAAAGACCTTGGAGGAACCTGGGACAACATCAAAACGGGCCTTCCTTCTGGGAGCATGACCTATGTGGCATTTGACCCACTGAACGAGAACACCATTTGGGTAACGTATTCCGGTTACACAGATGGCAGGAAAGTGTTCCGCTCGCAGGATGCAGGCCAAACTTGGGAGAACATGAGCATGAACCTGCCCAACCTACCTGTAAACTGTATTGAGATTGAACGAAGCAGCACAGGAGGTGTGTATGTGGGAACTGATGTCGGTGTTTATTATTGGGACGAAACGCTGACAGAATGGGAACCATTTATGACCGGACTTCCGAATGTAATTGTAAGTGAACTGGAAATTCACGAATCGGCCAATGTTATCCGAGCAGCCACATTTGGCCGCGGACTGTGGGAATCAGACACACGAAACATCATCAATGTAGGCATCAAGGAATTTGAGAGTGAAGATGTTTCGGTGTCCGTGTATCCGAATCCGACAAGTGATGTAGTGAATGTGAAGTTCCGCTCGAAGGCCGTTCCCAAGAATTTGGTCCTTTTCGATGCCTATGGTAGAACGGTTCTGCAATCGATCAACCCGAATGCCCGCACCAAGTTCGCTGTCAATGTTCAGAATCTGGCCAGCGGCCTCTATTACCTTGCAGACAAAGACCGTAAACTTGTTGGCCGATTTATTGTAAGCAACCCTTGA
- a CDS encoding YceI family protein produces the protein MKKQISILSGIVAFMVLAAFKPVTDIDGFYRIDPTASKIEWSGSKITGKQHTGTVNLMEGGLQFTGGVISNGKFAIDMTTINVTDLEGGMKEKLESHLKGEDFFGVDKHKVANLAISGVEGDKLKANLTIKGITHEVTFPVKVVQNTDGTITATADIEVDRSKYDVRYGSGSFFDDLGDKAIDDIIKFHVTLKGSK, from the coding sequence ATGAAAAAGCAAATTTCAATTCTCTCAGGCATCGTTGCATTTATGGTGCTTGCAGCATTCAAACCAGTCACCGACATTGACGGGTTTTACCGTATCGATCCAACCGCAAGCAAGATCGAGTGGTCAGGTTCTAAGATCACCGGTAAACAGCATACCGGAACCGTAAACCTCATGGAAGGTGGGCTTCAGTTCACAGGTGGTGTTATCTCTAACGGAAAGTTCGCCATCGACATGACCACTATCAATGTGACCGACCTTGAAGGTGGTATGAAAGAGAAACTGGAGAGCCACTTGAAGGGCGAAGATTTTTTCGGGGTGGATAAGCACAAAGTCGCCAACCTTGCCATTTCTGGAGTTGAGGGCGACAAGTTGAAAGCAAATCTCACCATCAAAGGCATTACGCACGAGGTGACGTTTCCCGTTAAGGTTGTTCAGAACACCGATGGAACCATTACGGCAACAGCCGATATTGAGGTTGACCGTTCAAAATATGATGTGCGTTACGGCTCAGGATCTTTCTTTGATGACCTTGGCGACAAGGCCATTGACGACATTATCAAATTCCACGTTACCTTGAAAGGAAGCAAGTAA